The window CCAGATCTGTGCGCACTTGGCGGAGTTTCTCCCCCTCACCCGCCCTACGCCCCCGCAGGCGGGGGAGGGGGCCGGGGGGAGGGGGCCCTCCGAGACCCAAGCCCCCTCTCACGATGACAGGAGGGCGCAGCCCTCTCCTGTTATCGGGAGAGGGGGCAGGCGAGTGTAACGAGCCGGGGGTGAGGGCCCCCTACGTCCTGAACTCGCTCACCAGGTCGCGCATCTGCTGGGCGGCGTGGAGGAGCTCGGCGCTGGAGGCGGACATCTCCTGCGTGGCGGCGGACTGCTCCTCGGCGGCGGCGGAGACCTCCTCGGCGCTGGCGGCATGCGACTCGGAGGTCGATGCCACCTCGGCCACGGCGGCCTCCACCCCGTCCATCGCGGAGCGGTTGCGCTCCACCGCCTCCTGCACCTGCCCGGCAGCCAGCCGCACCCCGTCCACCGCGGCGAGGATCTGCTCCAGCGCGCTGTCCGCGCCCTTGGAGACGTGCTCCACGTCGGCCACCTTGGTCTGGCCCTGCGCCATGGTGCCGACGACGCCGGTGATGCGCGAGCGGATGGCGGTGACGTTCTGGGCCACCTCCTGCGCGGCGCGCGCCGAGCCCTCGGCCAGCTTGCGCACCTCCTCGGCCACCACCGCGAACCCGCGGCCGTGCTCGCCGGCGCGGGCGGCCTCGATGGCGGCGTTCAGCGCCAGCAGGTTGGTCTGCCGCGCGATGCCGGTGATCGTCTCCACGAAGCGGTCGATCTGCGCGGAGGTCTGCTCCAGCTCCGTCACCTGGTTGGCGGAGGTCTGCACCACCTCGCGGATCTCCAGCAGGCGCTGGAGGGCGGTGGAAACTTCCTGCCGGCTCCCCGCGGCCACGTGGTAGATCTGCTCACTGAGCGAGCTCACCATCACCGAGGCGTTGGAGATCTCGCCGGCGCCGCGCTTCATCTCGCCCAGCGCCTCCTGCGCCGCCTGTAGGCCGTGCGACTGGCTCTCCGCGCCGCTGGCGATCCCCACCATGGCGGTCGCCACCTCGCCGCTGGAGGCCGCCACCTCCTCGCTGATGCTGGACAGGTCCGACGCGAAGGAGGAGATCCGCTCGGCCGTCGTGACCGTCTGCCCCACGATGTGGCGCAGCTTGCCGGCCATCCCGTCGAACGCGGAAGAGAGGGCGGCGAACT of the Longimicrobium sp. genome contains:
- a CDS encoding methyl-accepting chemotaxis protein — its product is MTAPFSTSSSGAALATEPDAPSAAPQRFGPLPGGPERRPAQAPRGRRELFRTIQEQLWAFGISLCLLILGGAALSWITVDRIVRNAEGQLASLQQSSEIGTSLEALILTQMNTGERYLLAPSPAAEQAFAEQGRQAHQQRRRYRDLKNLSISEQQEVSAIDELHSAIEVEYALAHAQADIGDREGALRRIGAVRPRTEQLQAAIRRVSERQAQKVNATSQRLREDARQRKILLLLLSLGAGVLALGAVYTAVRSITLPMAHLMGSAEQLGAGDLRVQGTDRVAMKREFAALSSAFDGMAGKLRHIVGQTVTTAERISSFASDLSSISEEVAASSGEVATAMVGIASGAESQSHGLQAAQEALGEMKRGAGEISNASVMVSSLSEQIYHVAAGSRQEVSTALQRLLEIREVVQTSANQVTELEQTSAQIDRFVETITGIARQTNLLALNAAIEAARAGEHGRGFAVVAEEVRKLAEGSARAAQEVAQNVTAIRSRITGVVGTMAQGQTKVADVEHVSKGADSALEQILAAVDGVRLAAGQVQEAVERNRSAMDGVEAAVAEVASTSESHAASAEEVSAAAEEQSAATQEMSASSAELLHAAQQMRDLVSEFRT